One genomic region from bacterium encodes:
- the sppA gene encoding signal peptide peptidase SppA, which produces MKNKACCWILVAFGVFVLLGFIGTGILVSTVAMSGTHKVTVKDHSYLLLECTGTIPEYSTAPQFAFLGGSKQTTIADALKALHSAASDSRISGVIIRPTAIGGFAEIRELRNALLEFKKSKKPVYAHLEVATDRDYYLASVADTISLTPTRSGGLAMLGLGIESTYLGKTFEKVGIIFHTLHIGQYKGAYENLSQDSMSVPLRKSLQTLLDDLYQTYTTEIVAARPSLSAATVNDELLNGRKLFLVGQEAKDKGFVDLTLDWQDLKDKLSGDKDLHTVTPSRYNKVASAKTEGSKEIAVLFAEGEINYNSSNDNSLSLDDGITPDAFIKQLRDLRRDDDVAAVVLRVNSPGGSALASDLILREVKRLKEKKPVIVSMGNVAASGGYYISCAGNRIIAQPNTITGSIGVVSLFPTAEGLYKKIAARVETVEKGKWYFYFRPDKGLTEPQKAVLLDYMKGIYDEFVTHVAEGRNMSVDSVAAVAEGRVWTGNQALEYRLVDELGGLDVAIERAKEFGHVQGQTVRVRYYPREKDIVSFIIGQFDMTVRSIREAWLLTPDAREMSRALTYLSHFVQQREFVQAVLPIEIP; this is translated from the coding sequence ATGAAAAACAAAGCCTGTTGTTGGATACTCGTCGCATTCGGCGTTTTTGTGCTGCTGGGCTTCATCGGTACCGGAATCCTGGTGTCCACCGTGGCAATGTCCGGAACACACAAAGTAACGGTCAAAGACCACAGCTATCTCCTGCTCGAATGCACGGGGACCATTCCGGAATACTCCACGGCACCGCAGTTTGCCTTTCTCGGCGGCTCGAAACAGACCACCATCGCCGATGCCTTGAAGGCACTGCACAGTGCAGCCAGCGATTCAAGGATCTCCGGGGTCATTATTCGGCCAACCGCCATCGGCGGCTTTGCCGAAATTCGCGAATTACGGAACGCACTCCTCGAATTCAAAAAATCTAAGAAACCCGTTTATGCGCATTTAGAAGTTGCCACCGACCGCGATTACTATCTTGCATCCGTTGCCGATACCATCTCGCTGACCCCCACGCGCTCGGGCGGTCTGGCTATGCTCGGGCTGGGAATCGAGAGCACCTATCTGGGCAAGACATTTGAAAAAGTCGGCATAATCTTCCATACCCTGCACATTGGGCAGTACAAAGGCGCCTACGAGAACCTGTCGCAGGACAGTATGTCCGTGCCGCTGCGCAAGAGTTTGCAGACCCTATTGGATGATCTCTATCAGACCTACACCACGGAAATCGTGGCGGCGCGGCCATCCCTCTCGGCAGCAACCGTAAACGATGAACTGCTGAATGGCCGCAAATTGTTCCTTGTCGGTCAAGAGGCCAAGGACAAGGGATTTGTCGACCTGACCCTGGACTGGCAGGATCTGAAGGACAAACTGAGCGGCGACAAAGATCTGCATACCGTAACCCCGTCGCGTTACAACAAGGTAGCCTCCGCCAAGACAGAGGGCTCCAAAGAGATCGCCGTCTTGTTCGCCGAGGGAGAGATCAATTACAACTCATCCAATGACAACTCCCTTAGCCTTGATGATGGCATCACCCCGGATGCGTTCATCAAGCAACTGCGGGATCTGCGCAGGGATGACGATGTGGCGGCCGTGGTGCTGCGCGTCAATTCTCCCGGTGGCTCGGCGCTGGCGTCAGACCTGATTCTGCGGGAAGTCAAACGCCTTAAAGAGAAGAAACCTGTCATCGTCTCCATGGGAAATGTGGCGGCCTCGGGCGGGTACTATATCTCATGCGCGGGCAATCGTATTATCGCCCAACCCAACACCATTACCGGTTCTATCGGTGTGGTCAGTCTGTTTCCGACCGCCGAGGGGCTGTATAAGAAGATCGCCGCGCGCGTCGAGACCGTGGAAAAGGGCAAATGGTACTTCTACTTCCGGCCCGACAAGGGGCTGACCGAACCGCAGAAGGCCGTGCTTCTCGACTACATGAAGGGCATCTACGACGAGTTTGTAACCCATGTCGCCGAAGGACGCAATATGTCTGTGGACTCGGTCGCCGCGGTGGCGGAGGGCCGGGTTTGGACCGGCAATCAGGCGCTGGAATACAGACTGGTGGATGAACTTGGGGGGCTCGATGTCGCCATCGAGCGCGCCAAGGAGTTCGGCCATGTGCAGGGCCAGACGGTCCGGGTTCGGTACTATCCGCGCGAGAAGGATATTGTGAGTTTTATCATCGGGCAGTTTGACATGACGGTGCGCAGTATACGTGAAGCCTGGCTGCTGACGCCGGATGCCCGTGAAATGAGCCGCGCACTGACATATCTGTCCCATTTCGTTCAGCAGCGCGAGTTCGTTCAGGCGGTTCTGCCCATTGAAATTCCGTGA
- a CDS encoding oligosaccharide flippase family protein has protein sequence MASLIQRAGGSLAVKALPALYGVGLVLLVVRAIPTGDFGQYGMAIAYMNVVAGLSRGLWTMPLVIHAAKGERGHLLAPSFWLNLATALLGGIVALILLPLLNVSHELAVFTALMLLVLVPRDIAIALAQAAGRVWVAFTIEAGYFVGSLAGFIALTYFSQLRTAEAVMIMNLASAALSALIGVAFEPCLLHPGRHGDWKGIFHLGKWIGMHALGEIFLQQGDALLVGIFFQPAAIAPYIAARTLLRMYTLLSQSVNFLVLPSASRLGASNQIKLLRKRLRMVLQYVTGFLTAANVVMWFAAPVIFPLVLGAKYIPAIPFFRVLIMASFLEPVYSILANAVAGIGKPSRILPILAIGLLFNIAANLVLLPMTGLWAAPVVLVATYGWLAFGMVKLARKHLIEDPISLSAALQP, from the coding sequence TTGGCGTCTTTAATTCAGCGCGCGGGCGGTTCCCTGGCGGTCAAAGCACTCCCCGCACTCTATGGTGTGGGGCTTGTGCTGCTTGTGGTCCGGGCGATCCCGACCGGAGACTTCGGCCAGTACGGCATGGCCATCGCGTACATGAATGTCGTCGCCGGGTTGTCCCGCGGGCTGTGGACTATGCCGCTGGTGATCCACGCGGCCAAGGGTGAACGCGGTCATTTATTGGCGCCGTCCTTCTGGCTTAATTTGGCCACCGCCCTGCTTGGCGGTATCGTGGCGCTGATTCTGTTGCCGCTGTTGAATGTCAGTCATGAGTTGGCGGTCTTCACGGCTCTGATGCTGCTGGTGCTGGTGCCGCGCGATATTGCGATTGCCCTTGCGCAGGCGGCGGGCAGGGTCTGGGTGGCGTTCACGATTGAGGCCGGTTACTTTGTGGGCAGCCTCGCGGGATTCATCGCCCTCACTTACTTCAGCCAATTGCGCACCGCCGAAGCGGTGATGATCATGAACCTCGCGTCGGCGGCTCTGTCTGCCTTGATCGGTGTGGCTTTTGAACCCTGTTTGCTGCATCCTGGACGGCACGGGGACTGGAAGGGGATCTTCCATCTTGGAAAGTGGATCGGCATGCACGCGCTGGGCGAGATCTTCCTGCAACAGGGTGATGCGCTGCTGGTAGGCATTTTCTTTCAGCCGGCGGCCATTGCACCCTATATCGCGGCTCGAACGCTGCTCAGAATGTACACGCTGCTGTCCCAATCGGTGAACTTTCTTGTGCTGCCCAGCGCATCGCGCCTGGGAGCCAGCAATCAGATTAAGTTGCTCCGCAAACGGTTGCGGATGGTGCTTCAATATGTCACCGGATTCCTGACGGCAGCCAATGTGGTCATGTGGTTCGCTGCGCCGGTCATCTTTCCGCTGGTGCTTGGAGCCAAGTATATCCCGGCGATCCCCTTTTTCCGGGTACTCATCATGGCGAGTTTCCTTGAACCTGTATACAGTATTCTGGCCAATGCCGTGGCGGGCATTGGTAAGCCGTCACGCATTCTGCCGATTCTGGCCATCGGTCTTCTATTCAACATAGCGGCCAATCTGGTCTTGCTGCCGATGACCGGGCTTTGGGCGGCTCCCGTGGTGTTGGTGGCTACCTATGGCTGGTTGGCCTTTGGCATGGTGAAGCTTGCGCGGAAGCACCTGATTGAGGATCCCATCTCCCTTTCTGCAGCCTTGCAGCCGTAA